The following nucleotide sequence is from Cryptococcus neoformans var. grubii H99 chromosome 5, complete sequence.
GGTCTCGGCGTCGACCTCGAGAGGAGACTCCTCGGAAGCAGCAAGGGCAGAGACCTCGGGGACGTACCTGAAAGCATATCAGCAAATGAGGTTTACGACAAGAGGAATAAAACATACTGGTCCTTTCgctccctctcctcttcctgcaaCCTGAAAGAGATACCTCGGACAGGACCCTTCTGGATTCGCTTCATCAAATGGGTGGTGACTGTCTTTCGGTCAATGCCTGCAAAACCGTTTTTAAAGTTTAATACACTCACAACCAGCAATCTTgttcctcaacctcttgGAGGGAACAGTGGCGACCTCATCAAGGATTCGCTTGTTGGAGCTGCAGAATCGGTCAGTCACATGTACTTTATCCTCTCGAATCCCATTGTTCGCAGACTCCTCCAGGTCATCCACAGAAATCAGATGCCAACGAAAATAAGTCCTGTTGGTGTGTAGCGATAGCCTTAGCGGCCcatgcttccttctttctttgcaATGCCCCGGCGCCTCGCGTTTGCCCATATGCCCTCTCTCCGAAATTTTCTCTCGTCTCCTCTTGGATTCCCCACCGCACTCTCATCGTGATCCTAGCAATGACCAAAGGCGGTATACTCACTGGAAGTCGAGGGTGAGACGGGGGTAGTATCGCTCGATGAGGATTCGAGAAGATCGCTTGACGGTCTTTGTCCTGACTCGACCCTATTGATGCGGCACCGATTGCGAGTTGAGGAAAAATGAAGTGCGAGATGAAGATAAACGAATTGGGAAAAGAATTGTGAGCTGGATGCGTTGGGCTATGGTGTACGCGTACTCACCATGATGAATAATTCCTGTGAAAAGGTTAGTGATGGAGATTGAGAATTCACCAAGAATCTCTCTCACTCGCAACGAGCGAGTGCCCGCGTCCGCCTGCCAGTCGGTGAATCCCTTGGCCTAGTCGGCATTATGGAATGTGGCACATATTTTGAAGGTTGGATGTCTGTCGGTGATAGGTTGAGTAATTTAACGCCGACAGTTGCGATCCTTTTCGGCCTACCCCGACGAACAGACCAGGAACCACGTGACTCGGGCCTTTTTCCTCCACCGCAATGGGCATGATGGGGCctggatgatgaatggCTGACGGAAGGGCCCTTGATGGCCAAAGCGTCTGTTGTTTTGTTCCTGTCCGCAACAACCCGCTCACTGGCACGATATCTCATGAAGGCCTCGATCCCATTCCCTCCAAAGGATGCAGTAAAGTGAGTGCGCAACTCCTCTCCCGAAGTCCCCCACGTGGCTCATTCCGTCCACCCTAGCTTCTGTGACTTTGTCACCCATGCCCCCACTCCCTTCCATGCTGTAGCCCATCTCACAACCCGCCTCTTCACCTCGGGCTTTGTCCCTATTTCGGAAAGatctccctcatcttcccttgAACCAGGTGGAAAATACTACTACACTCGTAACCAGTCATCTCTTGTGGCGTTCACTCTTCCCGCAAAGCCCTTGCCAGAGACGGCCATTTCTTTTGCCGTTGGCCATCTCGACTCCCCTTGTCTTAAGGTAAGACCAGTGAGCAAAAAGACAAAATCGAACTACCTCCAGGTTGGCGTCGAACTATACGGTGGTGGCATCTGGCATTCATGGTTTGACCGCGACCTTTCCCTTGCCGGTCGAGTGATTGTTGCCAATCGTGAAGCCCATCATTCTGAAGACCCCAAATTTGTTTCCAAGCTTGTCAAGATTGATCGTCCAATCTTGAGGATACCTACTCTTGCTATCCACCTAGATAGGACAGCAAATGACAATTTCAAATTCAACAAGGAGACAGAATTCCAGCCAATCTTGGGTCTGGTCGAGGATGCGTTGAATGCGACCGATGCAGGGCTGGGTATGAAGAGGTCGCACTCCGGGACACCTCATCAACCTCTCGCCAAAAACGACTCCCACGAGGCTGAGAAATCGGACGACTTGTTTAATGTAGCGAACATGGAGGACAAGCACCATCCGAAGCTCTTATCTGTACTGGCCGATGAGCTTGGATGTGATATTGCTGACATCCAAGATTTTGAGCTGTACGTTTATTTTCTGCCATTTCCGTTAGTTCGGTACACCTCTAACTGCTGTTAAGCTCCCTATATGACACACAACCATCCACTGTTGGTGGTCTTTCGAATGAGTTCGTCTATAGCCCTCGCATCGATAATCTCATGACGTCGTACGTATTAATTTGCTGTGCACTGATTCTCTGTCTGACTTGCCTTGGAGTTTCTGCACCATCGAGGCTCTTTGTGAGGCGGTTAAAACGTCTAATGCTGGAGAGGAATCTGACATTCGATGCGTCATTTTATTCGATAACGAGGAGGTTGGCTCTGTCTCCCACCATGGCGCCGAATCCAATTTGCTTCCCGCGTTTGTGGAGCGCATCGTGCAAATGAAGGACTACAAGGACATGGGCTACTACGCCATGCTCGCAAACAGCTTTTTGATCTCGGCTGACATGGGTCACGCTGTAAGTTTCTGCTACTTCAATTGTGGCTATTCTAACTTATCTACTCTCGGCAGATTCATCCCAATTATGAATCACGTTATGAACCCAATCTTGCTCCCAAAATCAACGGTGGTATCGTTATCAAAACCAACGCCAACCAGCGTTATACCTCCAATGCTCAAACCACATTcttgttgagaagagtggcgaagaaggcaggGGTTCCTGTTCAAGAATTCGAGATCCGCAACGATTCCGTACGTAAATGCGTTACACCATGGGTTCGAAGGCGGTGCTGATTCAACGTTGATTTAGACATGCGGCTCAACCGTTGGTCCACATCTCTCTACACACGTCCGCACGGTTGACATTGGTCTCGCCCAACTGTCCATGCACTCCATTAGGGAGACGGCCGGTAGCCACGATGTGAGGCATTATATCGACTTTTTCAAGATTTTTTTCCAAGGTTTCGGGGAGATTGACAGGGAATTGAGAATTGACTGGCACTGAATAAGCAATGAGCATTGTAGTGAACTACTGTAGGCATATAGGCAATGTTAAGGGATGCAGAAATGCAAATACGTTACATACAGAATCCAAGAGCCCTCTAGAAGAAGCAAAAAACACACAGACCTActcctccttcgccttctttttctccttcttctccttcttggcagcCTTCCTCGCCGCCCTCTCTTCAGCAGTCTCCTCTCGCTCCGCACCATCCTCAgtcttcaccttcttctttttcttcttctcctcagcctTTGGTGATccaacttcctcttcgtcgcGCTTGCGCTTTTTCTCGTCCGCCTCAACCTTGACTTCGACCGGCTCCATCTTCACATCTTCTGTAGTGGCAGGTTGGGTGGGCAAGAGGTCGTTGGACCCATAAGCAGGCACAGCATCAGGGTCATTGTAGTCAATATAACCCTTGGACCATTGTTGAGGGGTAACACCTTCGATAGGCTTGCCATACTTGTCCaactctcccttcttgatcatctttttcttttcttgggCCTTGGGACCAAGTCCCCACTTTCTAGGGTAAAGATCCCTGTTCATGATGCATCTCTTCACCTTGGCCACCACACCATGATCGCAGGAGGCAAGGTCGACAGTGGACATTTGGGCGATACCAATGGCGATAGCTTCACCCTTTGTAGTCATGAGAACAACCTCTTCGTTGACTTCAATGTCTGCTTCGTATCGCAAGAGACCTGGAATCATGAGCTTGGCACCATAGCAAATAGCGTTGACGGCAGAATCTTTAACGACGATACGCTTGTAATTGGTGAGAAGAGACTCAAGAGGGCGAATCACTCGACGCAGGTAGGATTCTAAATCGCTCGTATGAGCACATACACAGGAAGAATAAAAACGTGCTCACCGTCACGAGTGTTATCGTACAACCACTGGGCATCCAATACATCGTGCATAGACACGATGTCATCATTCTCGCCAGTGATACCGCTCCTTACACGCCTGAGTTCTTGCATGTGGGCACCGACACCCAAAAGCAATCCCAGGTGGACACACAAAGTCCTGATATAAGTACCAGCCTCACATGACACCCAAAATACACCAAGGTTTCTTTCATTGTCGTATTCAATCAACTTGGACTCGTAGATTGTTCGAACACGAAGCTGACGCTTAACGGCGGAGATAAGGGGGGGTCGCTGGAAAAGGGCGCCAGTAAGGGTCTCCAAAGCTCGAGGCAAAGCCTTCTCGTCCTGCAACTTGTCGTGGAATCGAACCACACACACGTATTCCTTTCCTGCACCTTGCTGGGACTTGACCAATCGAGTAGCTCTGTCGATACAGACAATCAAACAGCCAGTGACCTTGGGATCGAGGGTACCTGAGTGGCCGGTCTTCTCGACGCGCAGGATTCGCTTCAACCAAGCAACAACTTCGTGAGAAGATGGGTTGGAAGGCTTGTCGAGGTTAATGACACCAGACTTGACATAAGTTTGGAGGTCGCGTTTAAGAGGTGAGATACCCTAGTTGAATAATGTTTAGTTTAGCCTTGGATAAGATGCGGAAGTATGCTCACGGAGGGAATTGGAGTAAAATGGGAAGATCTGACAAGCAATTTATCATAGTTCTTAAGCAAAAGAGGCCATTGAGAAGTGTCTGTCAAAGATTAGCCCCACTCTCTGAGAAGGAAAGTGGAGATGCGTACCGAGCTTGGGGGTGACGGCCTCGCTCTTGATCGAGAAATCGGAATCTTGCTGGATCTTGCTGACCTGGCTGTCAGTGAGAGCGGATGAGCTGGCAACAGCCATTTTTATTGTTATTTTGAGGTGTATGGAAGTGCCCGTGAGACCCAGTTATTCGCACGGCAAAGCTGCCAGCGAGATTTTAACatttcaccatcctccaccacgGTGTTTCGGTATTTCAATGCTGTGGCGTATTTGCTTTTCCATACCCCCTCCCTTTATTCCTTACGTAAAAAACGGGGTAGCTGACGCGACTTTCGGAAGTGAGAAACATGAGCGCGATCTGACCCTTTGTCCCAGTCGCGTTCGTTGTTGAGTAGGTTCCCCACCTGATTTCCCCACTTCCTCCAACCCATCTACAGCCTTCGCCCTCTCTGCGGCCTACAGATAGAACATGGCAAGTGGTGATACATACATTAGAACATAATGCTGACTTTTATCATCAGTATATCAAAACAATAACCATTCAAGGTGCGTTGCAGTCAGCCATTGGCTTTGCAAAGCGACCGCTAATACGCACGACAGGTTTCAAATCTTACAGAGATCAAGTGGCTGTAGATCCATTCTCGTGAGATATTCCGGTGGTAATTAAGTATGAGACTTTGCTGACGACCGACCATCAGACCTGGACACAATGTTGTGGTTGGTCGAAATGGTAGTGGGAAATCAAACTTTTTCTCCGGTAAGCTCATTCTCACTGAATGAGGCCTCGTCTAAACTCTGCCTGTAGCTATACGATTTGTACTGTCTGATCAATATACCAAATTGAGCCGAGAAGAAAGGCAGCGTCTACTACATGAAGGAACGAGTACAAGTACGACACTTTCTGCTTATGTCGAGATTGTCTTTGACAGTATGTTCGCTTTGTCTTCAGAACGGCTTAAATAAGCTGAAAATCCATCCAGATTCTGATGGGCGCTTTCCGACTGGTCGACAGGAACTCGTGCTTCGTCGAACCATTGGTCTTAAGAAAGATGAATACTCCCTGGATAGAAAGAGCGCCAGCAAATCTGAAGTGGATCAGCTACTGGAAAGTGCTGGCTTCTCAAAGGCTAACCCCTATTATATTGTTCCCCAAGGAAGGGTGGGTAAACAGATTTGTCGAATGATCGTAAAGTAAGGCTGCTGACGAGATGTCAGATCACGCATCTGACGAATATGAATGATCGAGAAAGACTCAGATTGTTAAAGGATGTGGCAGGAACGGAGGTCTACGAGCAAAAAAGGGCTGAGTCGACCAGAATCATGGAGGAAACCGGTGCGTTCTACTACCCCTATGTTCTGTGCAATACTAAAGTCTCGTATTAGACGGAAAGCGAGACAAGAttcttgagcttctcaCAACCATCGAGGACCGATTACGagaacttgaagaagaaaaggaggaactCAAAGAGTACCAAGAGAAAGATCGGGAAAGGCGCTGCTTGGAATACGCGTTGCATCAACGAGAATTGGAAGATGTTACCAATGCTCTGGATGAAATTGAGGCagaaaggagacaagacATACACGACAGTAacgagaagagaaaggaattTAATGATAGAGAGGACGAAATCCAGGTCTGTTCTTTTCGCTGATTGCAATGATCCGCTCGTCTGACTATAGTTAACAGCGCTACGAGGAAGCTCTTACTGCGGCTAAGCATTCCTTGTCGACTACGCAAGCTTCGCTCAGGCAGTATGAAACCGAGCGGGCGGATTTAGTGCGTAACAAAACCGAATTGGAATGCGTTATCGCCGATTTTGAGACGGCTGGTCAAGTGGGCGAGCACAGGAGGGCAGAGCTGGCTGAAGAACTGGAAGTGATGCAGCAGAAGGTAGATGAAGCAACCGCGAGATTGGAGGACCTAGTGCAAGAAGCTGAACAGAGGATTGGGGAGGAAAAAGCCGCAAGAGAAGCGTAAGTTATCGTTTCATGTTCTGCTGTCTTGAAGAGCTCATCTTTTCCGCCGTAGGCTTGAACCTACACAATCCAAACTCTCAGTATTGTTTGCCAAACAGGGGCGAGCGCAGCAATTCGCAACCCAGGCTGCCCGAGATGAGTATCTCAGAGACGAAATCAAAGCTCTCGAAGAACATGAGAAGAATCAAGGACGGCGGGTGGAAATCCTGCAAAACGAGGTGGCGGGTGCAAAGGAACAGTTGGCACAGCTTTCGGCCAAGTCTGAGCAGCAAGCCCAAGGCGAGAATGATAGGAGAGAGAATTTGAAAAAAATGAATGAAGAGATCGCACAACTGCAAACGAACATTGCGGGTATGCATGAGCAGAAAAAGTACGTTATTTTTTTACTCTAGTTGAAGGTTACTAAGATGATTTGAAGGGAGCTGTGGCGGGAAGAGGGCAAGTTGACTCAGATTGAGGTCAATGCGAAAAGCGAAATGGAGGCCGCCGAGCGTTCACTGATGGGCATGATGAACAAAGTAAGGAAAGCATGGCTCGCCATCGGAAAACGTGGTGCTGAGCAGACATTAGGACACGAGCAATGGCTTACGGGCTGTCCGACAAATTGCCAAGCGACTAAACCTTGATGGTGTTTTTGGACCCCTCTACGATCTTTTTGAAGTCTCCGATAAATACAAAACCGCCGTAGAGGTAACCGCCGGTAACAGGTTTGTTTTTTGGTGAAGTCACTCCTGAACCATATTAATTTCTGTTTGCCAGCTTATTCCACGTTGTTGTGGATAATGATGAGACTGCCAGCAAGCTACTTGATGTTATGAATCGGGAAAAGAGTGGTCGAGTGACTTTCATGCCTCTCAATCGTCTTAAAAGTCATAGCGTCAACTATCCCAAGGCTAACGATGCTATACCAATGATTCAAAAGTTACAATTTGACAGGGAGTATGTCATGGCATTTGAACAAGTACGTATTTTGGGCCATGTATACGTACCATATCCATGCTGAAGATCTATAATAGGTATTTGGTCGAACTATCATTTGTGAAGACCTTCAAACTGCGGCCCATTATACCCGATCACATGGTCTGAACGCTGTTACCATTGAGGGTGATCGAGTTGATCGCAAAGGTGCTCTGACTGGCGGTTATCATGATGTTCGGCGCTCCCGCCTCGACACTGTCAAAGCCGCAAAGAAATGGCGAACAGCGTACGAAACGGACCACGCACGTCATATAGAGGTGAAAGCTGCGCTGCAGAATCTCGAACAGGAGGTCACAAGAGCCATGGGTCAAGTACAAGCACTTGAggcgaagaaaaggcaCATATCAGATGGGGGAGAGGGCTTATTCAAGTTACTTACGTTACCGGCAAGGGACCTTGACCAGGCAAGAGATAGGGTAACGAGATTAGAATCTAGtctggaagaagctgagggAGCATCGAGGGATGCTAAAGCCAAGAGAGCGAGCTATGAGGAAGAGCTCAGGACCCCCATGAGGCAAAACCTGACGGATGAAGAGTTGAGGGAGTTGGAAACCTTGACACAAAGTGTGGAATCCCAGAAGAAGTTGCTGTTTGACGCAACCCAGAGCAGAGCAAAGGCAGTAGGAGAACGTAACCGGTTAGAAATCGAGCTTTCGGAGAATCTCCGGCGAAAGAGACAGGAGCTACGAGACAAACTTGATCGATTGGAAGGTGAAGCGGGTAATGGGGAACTGCAATCTGGGGAGGTGGAATTGCGAAGGAACGAGCTCAGGAATCTCGTGCGCGATATTGAGCAGCTCGAGGAAAAAGTTTCTGGTAAGTATCCTGCTCTTAAAGGCAACGTCGCTGAACTTTGTATCCAGAGTCTGAAGGCCGCGTTGACGAATTAAACTCTGAAATCTCCAAAATCTCGGAGAATCTCGAGCGTGTACAAACTCAGCAGATGGAAAATACTCGGGCGATTATGCGTGTTCAAAAAAATGCTGAGCGTTATCTTACCAAGCGACAAACCCTCATCAacaggagagaagaatgcAATAATGCGATTCGGGATTTGGGTGCTTTACCGGAAGAAGCATTCTCAAAATATACTGACCAAAGGTCAGATAAGGTATGTCATGTCATCAAATAGACCCGAATAGGATTGACATCGCTACAGATTATCAAGAGACTTCACAAGGTGAACGACGGCCTCAAGAAATTTGCCCATGTCAATAAAAAGGCGTTTGAGCAATATAACAATTTCACGAAGCAGCGTGACGAATTAATGGACCGTCGGGATGAGCTCGATCAATCGGCTGTCAAAATTGAAGAACTCATTGAAACTCTTGATCAACGTAAGGATGAGGCAATTGAAAGAACATTCAAGCAAGTGTCCAAATATTTTGAAGAGGTATTTGAGACATTGGTCCCATTGGGGAAAGGAGAGTTAATCatgcagaagaagaccgaTGGTTTCATTGTGAGTATCGAAGGCGATTGGTATTTTTAACAAACTAAGAGGAACcacaggaagaagaatcaGAAGAGTCCTTGgagcaaggaagagagaaaagcgaCATTGACAGCTATACTGGCGTCTCCATTCGCGTTTCCTTCAACTCGAAGCATGATGAAGGTCAGCGCATCCAGCAGCTGTCTGGAGGTCAAAAGTCTCTTGTGGCTCTCGCCCTGGTTTTCGCCATCCAGAAGTGCGATCCAGCACCTTTCTACCTATTTGACGAAATCGATGCGAACTTGGATGCTCAATACCGTACCGCGGTAGCAAGTGAGCAACTTCCCTTTTTTggctcttcctctaccaGTATTGATCAGAATGAGTTTAGCCATGATCCATACGCTTTCCACCAGCGCACAGTTTATCACGACCACGTTCAAGTCTGAAATGCTTGCTCAGGCTGATAAATTTTACGGTGTCTTCTTCGACAAACAGAAGGTCAGTACGATAAAGGTgattgaaaaggaggaggccaGCGACTTTGTAGAAACCGCTGCCCAAGTCGGACAGTTGTAATTGTGATAGGATCACCGTTAGAGTAAAAGGGAGTAAGATGAAGTTTCTGTAGATTTACGCTTTGGAGGTCAGATTATGGGTTGTAATTATTTACATATTATGCACTGTTATGGTCATCCATGGTCTTTCCATCATTTTTATAAGCTCCCGACTTATTGAGCGTGATTTCGTACAATGAAAACTCATCAACCCGAAGTATAACAATTATTTGTTTGGAGCTAAATACACCTCGGCCACATCCCCTCTCCTACTAGAGCCGCTACACCACCAGCGGTCATAACCTCTCTCAGCCATTTCCTAGCGTCTTCCACCTCGCATGCTGCAATTCTGACTACTCCCGCCTGCAGCTTGTCATCTATCTCACTAAAACTCCATGCCAAACCGGGAGGCTCCTTCAGCTGGAACTGCCGTGAATGATCGGAGAGATACGCGAGATACGAGAAAAGGGTCGTAAGATGGGGACCAATGATTAGAACAGTGGCGTAGACGTTATATGGAGATAATTGGTTTGCGATAGGAGACAGACTGCCACCAGCATTCAAACCAAAATGGGAATTATCGAGCACCATGCGCTCCCTCATGattctctcatctcctaCCCAAATCTCGTTCGTTGACCCGTAGCTATCCATGCTCCAAATCTCCTCATCGCCTTCTTGAGGCCTTTGCCCTCGGCCTGAATTGACCCAATCAAGAATGAGAACTGATGCCGTCCTATCTGCAGGAAGGACGAAGCGCTGGGTCTGGGAGTAGATAGACGAGCGGAAAGGGGAAACAGAATCAGGTAAGAGGAGTAAGAAGGACGATGAGCAAAGACGTATGTGCATCCTTTGACGTGTGAGATTGGGGTCTGAAGATGGCTGAGAGGTATGCAAGTGGGAAAGGGGGCGAAGGCCTGGTCGACGCTTGTATACTTTGGTCGTGCCTTGGGTGAGCATGACGAGACCACATCCTGGGTCAATCAGCACGCTTAGACTGACGAGATCGCCAGCTACAAGGCCTCCGCCATAGGCGAGAGTGTAGAGGACGGCGAAGTTCGCGGGCTgtgagggaagaggagttgGAGAGAGGAGCTTGAGGGGGTATGCTGCGAGGCTGGTGGAGAAGCAAGGGTGTGCGTTGGAGGCGGAGAGATGCACCCGTCCCTCTCCTGCGAGGAGGCGGGGGGGATTTCGCAGCGGGGCTTTCATCGATGAAGACATATCAGATACACATTGTCCTCCGTCTTCAGCCTTGACTTGAATCTCTTCTGCTGCAGTATCCCCTTAAAGCCATGACGTCGACACTTTACACCACCCTCGGCCAttgtcctcttccccaccgTACATCTCCTAGGTACCGCCAGCCACAACAATATGACACCCGTACATAGATAACCCACCTCTACAGCCACACAATGCGTCCTCCACACCACCTTCCCGTCATCCTTCACAATAACAATCGTGGcttgctcatcatccaacGGTCCACTCTCGACGTTCTCCAGCTCTCGGGCGACGGCCAGCGTAAGCCTCTCCTATACAAGGCGTCGCCCTCCATAAATTTGTACTGACTTGGAATTTACAGCTCCCAAGCGACTACTCACATGCCCTTTGACCAACTTTCTCAAGGCATATCTTGCCCCTGCTCCCGAGAATTCAGCGCGGCGGCTGGACCTGCATTGTCTAGGAGGGGGCAAGGGCACGCAGCTGAAACTCGTCAAACTTCATGTATTAGTGGAACCCATCAACATACCGGAAACAAATAAGTGGATACGGATGCTAATGGAGGTAGCTTATGCCTGTGGGTCCCGCTTTTGTCTTCGCTTGAAGCTGGTGAGTGCTGATCACACTCACCAGCAATCAAGCCCTTCAGAAATGTTTTGATCCTGGTCAACCCCCtaggaggaaaaggtaaAGCAAAGAATATGGTACAAGATACTGTTATTCCTATACTTGAGGCAGCGGGAACAACTGTAACCGTCAAAGGTAATCTACCAGGCTCCTATCGTTGAAACGCAGAGCTGAAATTATATGTTCAGAAACTACTCACAGGCTACATGCCGAAGAGATCGCGAGATCTATGGATCTGGTATACGAGTAAGCAGGCTAAATTTTACGAGTCATCAACCGTCTGCCCTCGTCTAACCAGTAATAATGAAGTGTGATTGCCACTGCTTCCGGAGACGGTCTTGTTTATGAAGTGGTCAACGGCCTTGCATCCCGCTCAGACGCCCGCAAGGCGTTGCAGACGCCTATCGCTCCCATCCCAACAGGTAAACTCTGGAATTCCTAACACAGAGAACAATGCACTGACCTCTTTAACTAGGTTCAGCTAATGCCGTCTGCACAAACCTATTCGGCGTGAAGGACACTTTCAACGTACCCTTGGCTGCACTCAACATTATCAAAGGTGAGATCCAAGCTTTCAGTAGAACGCATAAGGCTTAAATGGCATTTTAGGATGTAACCTCCCCATTGATCTTTGCTCCGTCCTTATACTCCCATCTATGACCCGACGCTTCGCTTTCCTTTCTCAGGCAATTGGCCTCATGGTA
It contains:
- a CDS encoding urease accessory protein gives rise to the protein MSSSMKAPLRNPPRLLAGEGRVHLSASNAHPCFSTSLAAYPLKLLSPTPLPSQPANFAVLYTLAYGGGLVAGDLVSLSVLIDPGCGLVMLTQGTTKVYKRRPGLRPLSHLHTSQPSSDPNLTRQRMHIRLCSSSFLLLLPDSVSPFRSSIYSQTQRFVLPADRTASVLILDWVNSGRGQRPQEGDEEIWSMDSYGSTNEIWVGDERIMRERMVLDNSHFGLNAGGSLSPIANQLSPYNVYATVLIIGPHLTTLFSYLAYLSDHSRQFQLKEPPGLAWSFSEIDDKLQAGVVRIAACEVEDARKWLREVMTAGGVAALVGEGMWPRCI
- a CDS encoding small subunit ribosomal protein S17, with translation MGRVRTKTVKRSSRILIERYYPRLTLDFHSNKRILDEVATVPSKRLRNKIAGFTTHLMKRIQKGPVRGISFRLQEEERERKDQYVPEVSALAASEESPLEVDAETKDLLKSLGMDDLSVNVINVSANAPRERKTRFVPGAGRA
- a CDS encoding H/ACA ribonucleoprotein complex subunit 4, which gives rise to MAVASSSALTDSQVSKIQQDSDFSIKSEAVTPKLDTSQWPLLLKNYDKLLVRSSHFTPIPSGISPLKRDLQTYVKSGVINLDKPSNPSSHEVVAWLKRILRVEKTGHSGTLDPKVTGCLIVCIDRATRLVKSQQGAGKEYVCVVRFHDKLQDEKALPRALETLTGALFQRPPLISAVKRQLRVRTIYESKLIEYDNERNLGVFWVSCEAGTYIRTLCVHLGLLLGVGAHMQELRRVRSGITGENDDIVSMHDVLDAQWLYDNTRDESYLRRVIRPLESLLTNYKRIVVKDSAVNAICYGAKLMIPGLLRYEADIEVNEEVVLMTTKGEAIAIGIAQMSTVDLASCDHGVVAKVKRCIMNRDLYPRKWGLGPKAQEKKKMIKKGELDKYGKPIEGVTPQQWSKGYIDYNDPDAVPAYGSNDLLPTQPATTEDVKMEPVEVKVEADEKKRKRDEEEVGSPKAEEKKKKKKVKTEDGAEREETAEERAARKAAKKEKKEKKKAKEE
- a CDS encoding aspartyl aminopeptidase; its protein translation is MAKASVVLFLSATTRSLARYLMKASIPFPPKDAVNFCDFVTHAPTPFHAVAHLTTRLFTSGFVPISERSPSSSLEPGGKYYYTRNQSSLVAFTLPAKPLPETAISFAVGHLDSPCLKVRPVSKKTKSNYLQVGVELYGGGIWHSWFDRDLSLAGRVIVANREAHHSEDPKFVSKLVKIDRPILRIPTLAIHLDRTANDNFKFNKETEFQPILGLVEDALNATDAGLGMKRSHSGTPHQPLAKNDSHEAEKSDDLFNVANMEDKHHPKLLSVLADELGCDIADIQDFELSLYDTQPSTVGGLSNEFVYSPRIDNLMTSFCTIEALCEAVKTSNAGEESDIRCVILFDNEEVGSVSHHGAESNLLPAFVERIVQMKDYKDMGYYAMLANSFLISADMGHAIHPNYESRYEPNLAPKINGGIVIKTNANQRYTSNAQTTFLLRRVAKKAGVPVQEFEIRNDSTCGSTVGPHLSTHVRTVDIGLAQLSMHSIRETAGSHDVRHYIDFFKIFFQGFGEIDRELRIDWH
- a CDS encoding chromosome associated protein, with product MYIKTITIQGFKSYRDQVAVDPFSPGHNVVVGRNGSGKSNFFSAIRFVLSDQYTKLSREERQRLLHEGTSTSTTLSAYVEIVFDNSDGRFPTGRQELVLRRTIGLKKDEYSLDRKSASKSEVDQLLESAGFSKANPYYIVPQGRITHLTNMNDRERLRLLKDVAGTEVYEQKRAESTRIMEETDGKRDKILELLTTIEDRLRELEEEKEELKEYQEKDRERRCLEYALHQRELEDVTNALDEIEAERRQDIHDSNEKRKEFNDREDEIQRYEEALTAAKHSLSTTQASLRQYETERADLVRNKTELECVIADFETAGQVGEHRRAELAEELEVMQQKVDEATARLEDLVQEAEQRIGEEKAAREALEPTQSKLSVLFAKQGRAQQFATQAARDEYLRDEIKALEEHEKNQGRRVEILQNEVAGAKEQLAQLSAKSEQQAQGENDRRENLKKMNEEIAQLQTNIAGMHEQKKELWREEGKLTQIEVNAKSEMEAAERSLMGMMNKDTSNGLRAVRQIAKRLNLDGVFGPLYDLFEVSDKYKTAVEVTAGNSLFHVVVDNDETASKLLDVMNREKSGRVTFMPLNRLKSHSVNYPKANDAIPMIQKLQFDREYVMAFEQVFGRTIICEDLQTAAHYTRSHGLNAVTIEGDRVDRKGALTGGYHDVRRSRLDTVKAAKKWRTAYETDHARHIEVKAALQNLEQEVTRAMGQVQALEAKKRHISDGGEGLFKLLTLPARDLDQARDRVTRLESSLEEAEGASRDAKAKRASYEEELRTPMRQNLTDEELRELETLTQSVESQKKLLFDATQSRAKAVGERNRLEIELSENLRRKRQELRDKLDRLEGEAGNGELQSGEVELRRNELRNLVRDIEQLEEKVSESEGRVDELNSEISKISENLERVQTQQMENTRAIMRVQKNAERYLTKRQTLINRREECNNAIRDLGALPEEAFSKYTDQRSDKIIKRLHKVNDGLKKFAHVNKKAFEQYNNFTKQRDELMDRRDELDQSAVKIEELIETLDQRKDEAIERTFKQVSKYFEEVFETLVPLGKGELIMQKKTDGFIEEESEESLEQGREKSDIDSYTGVSIRVSFNSKHDEGQRIQQLSGGQKSLVALALVFAIQKCDPAPFYLFDEIDANLDAQYRTAVATMIHTLSTSAQFITTTFKSEMLAQADKFYGVFFDKQKVSTIKVIEKEEASDFVETAAQVGQL